Proteins co-encoded in one Azospirillum brasilense genomic window:
- a CDS encoding energy transducer TonB family protein: protein MRAIRLHGHPPPARRPLGALALSGTLHAGILAILLSAAGAAPGTVTEETGAVSLNETITSVIEVMLLASEADSGPPPAAAPEPESEPQQEPVPEPATEPAPEPPPPPPKPLPKPPPKPPVKTAPKPPAAPTATPSPTPSAETGTGHASTAASEPVSASRGAVVDYGAQVWAWIGRHKPEKVVGGGQATVKLTLGTAGEVLDAAILTSSGDEALDRAALAAVRRASPFPAPPPGLTAEDRVFSVPFLFRPR, encoded by the coding sequence TTGCGCGCGATCCGCCTGCACGGGCATCCCCCGCCGGCCCGCCGGCCGCTGGGGGCGCTCGCCCTGTCCGGGACGCTGCACGCCGGCATCCTGGCTATCCTCCTGTCCGCCGCCGGAGCGGCCCCCGGCACCGTCACGGAGGAGACCGGCGCCGTCAGCCTCAACGAAACCATCACCTCGGTGATCGAGGTGATGCTGCTGGCGTCAGAGGCGGACAGCGGCCCGCCGCCGGCAGCAGCGCCCGAACCGGAGAGCGAGCCGCAGCAGGAGCCTGTGCCGGAACCGGCCACGGAACCCGCGCCGGAGCCGCCTCCTCCACCACCCAAGCCGTTGCCGAAACCACCGCCGAAGCCGCCCGTCAAGACGGCACCGAAACCGCCGGCCGCACCCACTGCGACGCCCTCCCCGACGCCGTCCGCCGAAACCGGAACCGGCCACGCCTCCACCGCCGCGTCCGAGCCGGTTTCGGCCAGCCGGGGCGCGGTGGTGGATTACGGGGCGCAGGTCTGGGCCTGGATCGGGCGGCACAAGCCGGAGAAGGTGGTCGGCGGCGGGCAGGCCACCGTCAAGCTCACCCTCGGCACGGCGGGCGAGGTGCTCGACGCCGCCATCCTGACGTCGAGCGGCGACGAGGCGCTGGACCGCGCCGCCCTGGCCGCGGTGCGCAGGGCGTCTCCCTTCCCCGCCCCGCCGCCCGGTCTGACGGCGGAGGACCGCGTCTTCTCGGTGCCCTTCCTGTTCCGTCCGCGGTGA
- a CDS encoding TonB-dependent receptor encodes MIRLPTAASAANAPRLSNRLLASTALLMAVLAALSALPAQAQTPQALPAVPVETETAPAATVPETGLSRPLGAGTLDAAEIASRRLASADAAALLRSLPGVSLYSAGGFSSLPALNGLADDRVRVQVDGMPMTAACANHMNAPLSYADPSIIGAIEAIAGVTPVSKGGDSIAGTVTVTSKPAVYAQPGEPIHGEGSLSTVYRSNGNGTTLSGTATAATERFSLRYSGAWSRADDYEDGNGDKVRSTLYNVQNHALSASARRDGHEITLSGGYQHSPYSGFANQRMDMTLNRGTTLNGRYKGEFDWGTLDGRVFWQRTVHAMNFLHDKGGADRGGMAMNTDSHEMGYAVSAEVPLSAQDTLRVGNELVRYRIDDWWPPVAGAAMMSPLTFVNLNDARRDRLGTFAEWEKRWTPAWTSLLGLRNDVVWMENGPVQPYSWANTIGMGMMGMANPDAAAATAFNRGDRSKTDVNVDATALLRFAPSASERYELGFARKTRSPNLYERFAWGTGGMSSTMIGWYGDANGYIGNPGLKPETAYTVGATAAWQDAEAKRWSVKVTPYYSHVENFIDADRIGTLSNGFVQLRFANHAAELYGINAEGRSIVHQDERLGEFTVGAVVSYVRGRNLDTGRDLYHIMPLTGTIDLGHRLGDWSSVLEFQMVGRKVLVDSSRNEPETPSYALVNLRTSYVWGNLRADVGIENLFDAHYYLPLGGVDYGDFRASGNRQPIGALAGMGRSFNLGLTMAF; translated from the coding sequence ATGATTCGCCTGCCCACCGCCGCGTCCGCGGCGAACGCCCCCCGCTTGTCCAACCGCCTTCTCGCCTCCACCGCCCTTCTGATGGCGGTCCTCGCCGCGCTGAGCGCGCTGCCGGCCCAGGCACAGACACCGCAAGCCCTGCCCGCCGTCCCGGTCGAGACGGAGACGGCACCCGCGGCCACGGTACCGGAGACGGGCCTGTCCCGGCCGCTCGGCGCCGGCACGCTCGACGCGGCCGAGATCGCCAGCCGCCGCCTTGCCAGCGCGGACGCCGCGGCGCTGCTGCGCAGCCTGCCGGGCGTGTCGCTCTACAGCGCGGGCGGCTTCTCCAGCCTGCCGGCGCTGAACGGTCTGGCCGACGACCGCGTGCGTGTCCAGGTCGACGGCATGCCGATGACCGCCGCCTGCGCCAACCACATGAACGCGCCGCTGTCCTACGCCGACCCATCCATCATCGGCGCGATCGAGGCCATCGCCGGCGTCACCCCGGTCAGCAAGGGCGGCGACAGCATCGCCGGCACCGTCACGGTGACCAGCAAGCCCGCCGTCTACGCCCAGCCCGGCGAGCCGATCCACGGCGAAGGCAGCCTGTCCACTGTCTACCGCTCGAACGGCAACGGCACCACCCTGTCCGGCACCGCCACCGCGGCGACGGAGCGGTTCAGCCTGCGCTACAGCGGCGCCTGGAGCCGCGCCGACGACTACGAGGACGGCAACGGGGACAAGGTCCGCTCCACCCTCTACAACGTGCAGAACCACGCGCTGTCGGCCAGCGCGCGCAGGGACGGGCACGAGATCACCCTGTCCGGCGGCTACCAGCATTCGCCCTATTCCGGCTTCGCGAACCAGCGCATGGACATGACGCTGAACCGCGGCACCACCCTGAACGGCCGTTACAAGGGCGAATTCGACTGGGGCACGCTGGACGGCCGGGTCTTCTGGCAGCGCACCGTCCACGCCATGAACTTCCTGCACGACAAGGGCGGCGCCGACCGCGGCGGTATGGCGATGAACACGGACTCGCACGAGATGGGCTACGCCGTCTCGGCGGAGGTTCCGCTGTCGGCGCAGGACACGCTGCGCGTCGGCAACGAGCTGGTCCGCTACCGCATCGACGACTGGTGGCCGCCGGTCGCCGGGGCGGCGATGATGTCGCCGCTGACCTTCGTGAACCTGAACGACGCCCGGCGCGACCGGCTGGGCACCTTCGCCGAATGGGAGAAGCGCTGGACCCCGGCCTGGACCTCGCTGCTCGGCCTGCGCAACGACGTGGTGTGGATGGAGAACGGGCCGGTCCAGCCCTACTCCTGGGCCAACACGATCGGCATGGGCATGATGGGCATGGCGAATCCCGACGCGGCGGCGGCCACCGCCTTCAACCGGGGTGACCGCTCCAAGACGGACGTGAACGTCGACGCCACGGCGCTGCTCCGCTTCGCGCCGTCCGCGTCGGAACGCTACGAGCTGGGCTTCGCCCGCAAGACCCGCTCCCCCAACCTGTACGAGCGGTTCGCCTGGGGGACCGGGGGCATGTCCTCCACCATGATCGGCTGGTACGGCGACGCCAACGGCTATATCGGCAACCCGGGCCTGAAGCCGGAAACCGCGTACACGGTCGGCGCCACCGCCGCTTGGCAGGACGCCGAGGCCAAGCGCTGGTCGGTCAAGGTCACGCCCTATTATTCGCACGTCGAGAATTTCATCGACGCCGACCGCATCGGCACCCTGTCGAACGGCTTCGTCCAGCTGCGCTTCGCCAACCATGCCGCCGAGCTGTACGGCATCAACGCCGAGGGCCGCAGCATCGTCCACCAAGACGAGCGGCTGGGCGAGTTCACGGTGGGCGCCGTGGTCAGCTACGTCCGCGGCCGCAACCTCGACACCGGGCGCGACCTCTACCACATCATGCCGCTGACCGGGACGATCGACCTGGGCCACCGGCTGGGCGACTGGAGCAGCGTCCTGGAGTTCCAGATGGTCGGGCGCAAGGTCCTGGTCGATTCCAGCCGGAACGAGCCGGAAACCCCCAGCTACGCCCTGGTCAACCTGCGCACCAGCTACGTTTGGGGCAACCTGCGTGCCGACGTCGGTATCGAGAACCTGTTCGACGCACACTATTACCTGCCGCTGGGCGGCGTCGATTACGGCGATTTCCGCGCCAGCGGCAACCGTCAGCCGATCGGCGCGCTGGCCGGCATGGGGCGGTCCTTCAACCTCGGCCTGACCATGGCCTTCTGA
- a CDS encoding DUF2946 family protein gives MPAGFRSIGRRLGRAAVMAGGMALLLQLLGWAFLVPVVNAATGETVMICTPQGMASIALPDGPPPDSLLPDGKPTLSMGEDCPVCGLVAGLTAPPPPLTVVLPVSVVAHSSIGLPGQHIAAGWFLSRLKARAPPTIA, from the coding sequence ATGCCGGCCGGATTTCGGAGCATCGGACGCAGGCTGGGCCGCGCCGCCGTGATGGCGGGCGGGATGGCCTTGCTTCTGCAGCTTCTCGGCTGGGCCTTCCTGGTACCGGTGGTCAACGCCGCGACCGGCGAAACGGTCATGATCTGCACGCCGCAGGGCATGGCCTCCATCGCCCTCCCCGACGGCCCGCCCCCCGACTCCCTGCTTCCGGACGGCAAGCCCACCCTGTCCATGGGCGAGGACTGCCCGGTCTGCGGGCTGGTCGCCGGTCTCACCGCACCGCCGCCGCCGCTGACCGTGGTGCTTCCGGTCTCCGTCGTCGCCCACAGCTCCATCGGGCTGCCCGGCCAGCACATCGCCGCCGGCTGGTTCCTGTCGCGGCTGAAGGCCCGAGCACCCCCGACTATCGCCTGA